In one window of Erythrolamprus reginae isolate rEryReg1 chromosome 1, rEryReg1.hap1, whole genome shotgun sequence DNA:
- the LOC139154903 gene encoding rab9 effector protein with kelch motifs-like, protein MCFPANTGMKRKTTFSWNPVKQSKISPCDRYKHACCICRGFLYVYGGRRNTSLSDFWRFKIVSNEWEELDNSSDGPEELEEHTMVDYQDILYIFGGMVDSAFTQKKNPLWMYDTDATKWIACRPPAVADKVQVPVNRKGHSAVVYRSNMYIYGGYIDIKGASQEFWTFHFDTKQWARLSAASNGSSPGPRHGHSAVVYGNGMYLFGGLMGLSEQKDFWMWDFIASHWSSIRRSQGPPRVVGHSALILENSMLVFGGGLSSNNPNGTLWQYHFPSQTWIKLCSPLALSSKAYHQMLPTGFGFQGADKDYSLRSLGCLKSKEKGCSKLLTLSKQHSCFLEHLHKEPTYQILNNEGGSDIEMKTFCQSSRDSLGFTSYQTTSSAELNSDLAAELLCAERTSYLNIAKKQAFVTMDLTDGGSSLDTPKNECGDICESSVVMLLVGGKPLSSSSPISFWQIELNRT, encoded by the exons ATGTGTTTTCCAGCTAACACAGGGATGAAAAGGAAAACAACATTTTCATGGAACCCAGTGAAACAGAGCAAAATTTCTCCCTGCGATCGATACAAACATGCCTGCTGCATCTGTAGGGGGTTCCTTTATGTTTATGGTGGCCGGAGAAACACTAGCTTGAGTGATTTCTGGAGATTCAAAATAG TGAGTAATGAATGGGAGGAACTGGACAATTCAAGCGATGGCCCGGAAGAACTGGAAGAGCACACAATGGTGGATTATCAG GATATCCTGTATATCTTTGGTGGAATGGTGGATTCAGCTTTCACACAGAAGAAAAATCCTCTATGGATGTATGACACAG ATGCAACCAAGTGGATAGCCTGCCGGCCCCCAGCAGTAGCGGACAAG GTTCAAGTTCCTGTTAATCGGAAGGGCCACAGTGCTGTGGTCTACAGGagcaatatgtatatatatggggGGTACATTGACATTAAAGGTGCTTCCCAAGAATTCTGGACCTTTCATTTTG ACACCAAACAATGGGCCCGACTATCAGCTGCATCCAATGGGAGTAGCCCAGGTCCCCGACATGGTCATTCTGCTGTGGTTTATGGCAATGGCATGTACTTGTTTGGAGGATTAATGGGACTGAGCGAACAGAAGGACTTCTGGATGTGGGATTTTATAGCCAGCCACTGGTCCAGTATCAGGAGAAG CCAGGGACCCCCAAGAGTGGTGGGACATTCGGCTTTAATCTTGGAAAATTCCATGCTAGTCTTTGGCGGAGGCCTTTCCAGCAATAACCCAAACGGTACTTTGTGGCAGTATCATTTCCCCTCTCAAACGTGGATAAAATTGTGTAGCCCACTGGCACTTTCTTCCAAAGCGTATCATCAGATGCTGCCAACTGGATTTGGTTTCCAAGGAGCTGATAAAGATTACTCACTGAGATCGCTTGGTTGCTTGAAGTCTAAAGAAAAAGGTTGTTCAAAGCTACTGACTCTTTCTAAACAGCACTCCTGTTTCTTGGAGCATCTTCACAAGGAGCCCACATACCAGATACTCAACAATGAGGGTGGCTCCGACATAGAAATGAAAACATTTTGCCAGTCTTCAAGGGATTCTCTAGGGTTCACTTCCTATCAAACCACATCCAGTGCAGAATTGAATTCCGATCTGGCAGCAGAGTTGCTGTGTGCAGAAAGAACCTCGTATCTCAACATAGCCAAGAAACAGGCATTTGTCACCATGGATCTAACAGACGGAGGGTCAAGCTTGGACACTCCGAAAAATGAATGTGGAGACATTTGTGAATCCTCTGTTGTGATGCTACTTGTTGGCGGTAAACCACTGTCCAGTTCATCTCCAATCTCATTTTGGCAAATTGAATTAAACAGAACTTAA